Genomic segment of Streptomyces sp. NA02950:
GCTCTCCGGCGATGTGATGGACCGCGGCATCGTACTCACCGGCGGCGGCGCCCTGCTGCGCGGCCTGGACGAGCGGCTGCGCCGGGAGACCGGGATGCCGATCCACATCGCCGAGGACCCGCTGGACTCCGTCGCGCTGGGCTCCGGCAAGTGCGTCGAGGAGTTCGAGGCGCTCCAGCAGGTGCTGGACGCCCAGCCCCGCAGATGACCATCCGGCGGATCCGCCGCACGGGTTGACAGCCGTCGGCTGCCCGTGCGGCGGAACGCTGATATACAGGCATAAGGCTCCCCAGGACCGGCCGTGGACCACATATCACCGGGACCGGTCCGACTCCGACGAGGAAGGCACGTCGCCGCACGTGAGGGACACACGAGAGAGCCGGCTGCTCCTGGTGCTGCTGGTCGCCATCGCGTTCGCGCTGATCACGGTGGACATCCGCGGCGGCGAGGACTCACCCCTCGACGGCGCGCGCCAGGCCGCCGCTTCGGTCTTCGGCCCGGTGGAGAACGGCGTCGCGTCCGCCGTCGACCCGGTCGGCAACGCCGTGGCGGCCGTTCGGGACTCCGACGAGCGGCACGACCGCATCAAGGCCCTGGAGCAGGAGAACGCCAAGCTGAAGGCACGGCTCGGCAGCAACGACCGCAACCGCGCCCGGGTGGTCGAACTCGACAAGCTGCGGAAGGTCGCCAGCCGCGGCCAGTACGGCATCAAGGGCGCCGAGGTCATCGGAATCGGCGCCGCGCAGGGCTTCTCCTGGACCGTCACCCTCGACATCGGCAGCGACGACGGCATCCGCCGCGACATGACCGTCCTCAACGGCGACGGGCTGGTCGGCCGGATCACCACCGTCGGACCCTCCACCTCCACCGTGCTGCTCGCCATCGACCCCGACTTCACCGTCGGCACCCGGATGGAGAAGTCCGGTGAGCTCGGCTTCGCGGGCGGGCGCGGCGACCGTTCGCTGCACGTCCAGCTCCTCAACGGCAAGGCGAAGATCAAGAAGGGGGACCGGCTGATCACCTTCGGCTCCCAGGCGGACAAGCCCTTCGTACCCGGCGTCCCGGTCGGCAAGGTGGTCCGGGTCGACCCCACCGGCGGCGACCTCACCCGCACCCTCCAGGTGCGCCCCTATGTGTCGTTCAGCAAGCTGGACATCGTCGGTGTGGTGGTCGAGCCACCGCGGTCCAACCCGCGGGACACCGTGCTGCCCCCCAAGCCGGCGAAGCCCAAGC
This window contains:
- the mreC gene encoding rod shape-determining protein MreC, producing MRDTRESRLLLVLLVAIAFALITVDIRGGEDSPLDGARQAAASVFGPVENGVASAVDPVGNAVAAVRDSDERHDRIKALEQENAKLKARLGSNDRNRARVVELDKLRKVASRGQYGIKGAEVIGIGAAQGFSWTVTLDIGSDDGIRRDMTVLNGDGLVGRITTVGPSTSTVLLAIDPDFTVGTRMEKSGELGFAGGRGDRSLHVQLLNGKAKIKKGDRLITFGSQADKPFVPGVPVGKVVRVDPTGGDLTRTLQVRPYVSFSKLDIVGVVVEPPRSNPRDTVLPPKPAKPKPTPTVTVTATPTASPSSNAGNRS